One segment of Candidatus Micropelagos thuwalensis DNA contains the following:
- a CDS encoding ABC transporter permease, whose product MPVDKQSSGFNNLKPLMMVRLAARLAFRELKGGIKGFRIFLACLALGVMAIAGVGSLSEALVSGLNEKGQSILGGDLSITMMHRTLDANEEEWLQSRYDISSSREMRSMVRYSQDQENDDVDQMRHTLVELKAVDSIYPLYGKLETQPAIEPRVALGLQKPKFTKGLEEEKYGALVEPSLLETLGIEVGDTIKIGSGFFPVTGVILSEPDRLSSGFSIGPRVLLSEAGARHSGLYQPGSFVENNYRLRAKTQLSESDLKAAKGEMNSAFPDAGWQIKERTDASPSLRRSIERMAIFLTLVGLTALVVGGIGVGNAVRAYLDHRRNTIAIIKSLGATGALVFLFYMLQIFLMALLGILIGLTLGALTPLLANGLLATLLPFDLDMRLFPAPLAAATGFGVLTAIGFALNPLARAQAIPVAGLFRDSLVSEKTTLPFWVMCLYAVCLLGLVLISFLVVRYIEITFWFLAGVTASYLILRIAAGIISNLARFAGRRRKLPSPEFRIALKNIHRPDSPTLAVMLSVGLAVTLLSVISLVDGNLKAEIDGDIPDMAPSFFLLDVQTQQLEGVKSLAQASDGFRELNTSPMLRGKLTHVNGVPSRDVTPAPEAEWVLRGDRGLTYAAGKPEGVVLTEGEWWPSDYGGPPLVSMDYEIAEGLGLEIGDTVTMNVLGRPFTAEIANMRKVDWESMGINFVFLFSPQPLASAPHAHLMTISLDDVEPDNLRKALPVVGEAALRRALINEYPNITVIRIKESLETIKDILDDFGLAVRAMSALSIITGILVLSGAIAGGHRKRVYDAVIMKVLGAARRRILYVYLIEYGLTGLGAALIATFIGTFAAWAIVKFVLGITWVMLPGTLVLTVACATGISMFLGLLGTWRSLGAKAAPVLRSD is encoded by the coding sequence ATGCCGGTTGACAAACAATCATCAGGCTTCAACAACCTGAAACCCCTCATGATGGTCCGCTTAGCCGCCCGTTTAGCATTTCGTGAGCTTAAAGGTGGCATCAAGGGCTTTCGTATTTTTCTGGCTTGTCTTGCGCTCGGCGTTATGGCCATTGCTGGTGTGGGGTCGCTATCAGAGGCGTTGGTGTCTGGTTTAAATGAGAAGGGGCAATCCATTTTGGGTGGCGACCTGTCAATTACAATGATGCACCGTACTTTGGACGCTAACGAAGAAGAGTGGTTGCAGTCTCGTTATGACATATCCTCATCAAGAGAAATGCGCAGCATGGTGCGTTACAGCCAAGACCAGGAAAATGATGACGTCGACCAGATGCGTCATACTCTGGTCGAGTTAAAAGCCGTCGACTCTATTTATCCGCTTTATGGCAAGCTCGAGACTCAACCTGCGATTGAGCCGCGCGTCGCACTAGGTTTACAGAAACCTAAATTCACGAAAGGTTTGGAAGAGGAAAAATATGGCGCATTAGTTGAGCCGTCTCTGTTGGAAACACTCGGCATTGAGGTGGGGGATACAATTAAAATAGGCTCCGGTTTTTTTCCGGTCACTGGGGTTATTCTTTCTGAGCCAGATAGATTGTCCAGCGGTTTTTCCATCGGCCCTCGTGTTCTCTTGAGTGAGGCGGGGGCGCGTCATTCTGGGCTTTATCAGCCGGGCAGTTTTGTTGAAAATAATTACCGTCTGCGTGCCAAAACGCAACTATCGGAGAGTGACCTCAAAGCCGCCAAGGGTGAAATGAATTCAGCTTTTCCTGATGCTGGATGGCAAATCAAGGAACGCACGGATGCCTCGCCATCTTTACGCCGCAGTATTGAACGCATGGCTATTTTCCTGACACTGGTTGGTCTGACAGCTCTTGTGGTGGGTGGAATTGGTGTCGGGAATGCTGTGCGTGCCTATCTTGACCATCGTCGTAATACCATTGCCATAATCAAGTCACTCGGTGCGACGGGGGCTTTAGTATTTTTGTTCTACATGCTGCAAATTTTCTTGATGGCTTTATTAGGAATTCTTATCGGTCTTACTTTGGGCGCGTTGACACCTTTATTGGCAAATGGGCTTTTGGCAACGCTTTTACCATTTGACCTAGATATGCGGTTATTTCCGGCGCCTTTGGCTGCCGCGACTGGATTTGGTGTGCTGACTGCCATCGGATTTGCATTAAATCCATTGGCGCGCGCGCAGGCGATACCCGTAGCGGGTCTGTTTCGCGATAGCCTCGTGTCGGAAAAAACAACGCTGCCCTTCTGGGTCATGTGTCTTTATGCAGTGTGCTTGCTTGGTCTTGTTTTAATTTCATTTTTAGTGGTCAGATATATTGAGATTACGTTCTGGTTTCTTGCTGGGGTGACAGCCAGTTATCTTATTCTCAGAATTGCGGCAGGCATTATTTCAAACCTTGCGCGTTTTGCCGGACGTCGCCGCAAATTACCAAGTCCGGAATTTCGGATTGCGTTAAAAAATATTCACCGCCCCGACTCGCCGACACTGGCGGTGATGTTATCTGTCGGGCTGGCGGTGACATTATTATCTGTCATCTCTTTGGTCGATGGTAATTTGAAAGCCGAGATTGATGGCGATATTCCTGACATGGCGCCATCCTTCTTTTTGCTGGATGTACAAACGCAACAATTAGAGGGTGTGAAAAGTCTTGCACAGGCTTCCGACGGTTTCAGAGAGTTAAATACCAGCCCGATGTTGCGTGGCAAGTTAACTCATGTGAATGGGGTACCCTCAAGGGATGTCACACCTGCTCCGGAAGCTGAATGGGTGCTTCGCGGTGATCGCGGACTGACTTATGCTGCTGGGAAACCAGAAGGCGTTGTTTTGACGGAAGGTGAATGGTGGCCTTCAGATTATGGTGGCCCGCCTTTAGTATCGATGGATTATGAGATCGCTGAGGGTCTGGGGCTTGAGATTGGCGATACGGTCACAATGAATGTGCTTGGGCGGCCCTTTACAGCTGAAATCGCTAATATGCGAAAAGTTGACTGGGAGTCGATGGGCATTAACTTTGTATTCCTGTTTTCGCCTCAACCTCTTGCATCTGCCCCGCATGCCCATTTGATGACAATTTCATTAGATGATGTTGAACCTGATAATCTGCGCAAAGCACTTCCAGTGGTCGGAGAGGCTGCACTTAGGCGTGCTTTAATAAATGAATACCCGAATATTACGGTTATCCGCATTAAGGAGTCGCTGGAAACAATAAAGGATATTCTCGATGATTTTGGTCTGGCCGTACGCGCAATGAGTGCGCTGTCAATCATTACAGGTATTCTTGTGCTGTCTGGGGCAATTGCGGGTGGGCATCGCAAACGTGTCTATGATGCTGTCATTATGAAAGTATTGGGCGCGGCGCGGCGCCGGATTTTATATGTTTATCTGATTGAATACGGACTTACCGGTTTAGGCGCCGCGCTTATAGCTACTTTTATTGGTACATTCGCGGCTTGGGCGATTGTAAAATTTGTATTGGGCATTACATGGGTGATGTTGCCTGGCACATTGGTTCTGACGGTTGCCTGTGCGACGGGCATATCCATGTTCCTGGGGCTTTTGGGAACATGGCGCAGTCTCGGCGCCAAGGCCGCCCCTGTTTTGCGTTCGGATTAG
- a CDS encoding ABC transporter ATP-binding protein yields the protein MSADSLLEVKNLHVSLPSLAGDIHILKGIDLSVKKGEAIGLTGPSGSGKSTLLMTLAGLELPSSGSVVMNGHCLSDMDEDALARFRQKNIGIVFQSFHLIPTLTAFENVTLPLELAGMGADYLETAETALANVGLAHRLEHYPGQLSGGEQQRVALARAMIAQPPVLLADEPTGNLDQSNGSQIMDLIFGLKDSLNVTLIMVTHDMTLAQRCDRIISLRDGVIDAG from the coding sequence ATGTCTGCCGATTCCCTTTTGGAAGTAAAAAACCTACATGTCTCCTTGCCCAGCTTAGCTGGAGACATCCATATCCTTAAAGGCATCGACCTGTCTGTCAAGAAAGGCGAAGCGATTGGTCTAACCGGTCCATCCGGTTCAGGCAAATCGACCTTATTGATGACGCTTGCAGGTCTGGAACTACCAAGTTCTGGTAGCGTGGTAATGAATGGACATTGCCTCTCCGACATGGATGAGGACGCGCTGGCACGTTTTCGTCAAAAAAATATTGGTATTGTTTTCCAATCTTTTCATCTCATTCCAACATTGACGGCATTTGAAAATGTTACACTTCCACTGGAGCTTGCTGGCATGGGTGCAGATTATTTGGAAACAGCAGAAACGGCGCTGGCAAATGTTGGTCTCGCACACCGTCTAGAGCATTATCCTGGGCAATTATCGGGCGGCGAACAACAACGTGTTGCTTTGGCGAGGGCGATGATTGCTCAGCCGCCTGTTTTGCTCGCGGATGAGCCGACAGGGAATCTTGACCAATCAAACGGCTCACAAATTATGGATTTAATATTTGGTCTTAAGGATAGCCTGAATGTGACACTTATTATGGTGACGCATGATATGACCCTTGCTCAAAGATGCGATCGCATTATCAGTTTACGCGATGGGGTGATTGATGCCGGTTGA
- a CDS encoding arylesterase, with protein sequence MQIYQTYTINSGFWTPILCALIFGAILVCLSPQNAKSETPLIVITMLGDSLTAGYGLPIGEGLTDQLQTALDKKTDKMKKIRVINAGVSGDTTAGGLARFEWSIPTQTDAIIIALGGNDALRGIPPETTIKNIEAMIIKANQAGLPVLLAGMTAPRNMGEDYVQKFDAIYPHLAEKYNLVFMPFLLEGVAADPALNQADFIHPNREGVAIMVKNLLSYIDQLTHQLNKND encoded by the coding sequence TTGCAAATATATCAGACCTATACGATTAATTCAGGTTTCTGGACGCCTATTTTATGCGCCTTAATTTTTGGTGCAATTTTAGTATGCCTCAGCCCTCAGAATGCAAAAAGTGAAACTCCTTTAATAGTAATCACCATGCTAGGTGACAGCCTGACAGCAGGGTATGGCTTACCAATTGGCGAGGGGCTTACCGATCAACTTCAGACCGCCCTAGATAAAAAAACCGATAAAATGAAAAAAATTCGTGTCATTAATGCCGGTGTCTCAGGCGATACAACAGCTGGCGGATTGGCGAGATTTGAGTGGTCAATTCCAACTCAAACAGATGCAATTATCATTGCTTTAGGTGGTAATGACGCCCTGCGCGGTATACCACCGGAGACGACCATTAAAAATATTGAAGCCATGATTATCAAGGCCAATCAAGCTGGTCTACCTGTTCTACTTGCTGGCATGACAGCGCCGCGCAATATGGGTGAAGACTATGTGCAAAAGTTTGATGCCATCTATCCGCATCTGGCTGAGAAATATAATCTCGTCTTTATGCCGTTTTTACTTGAAGGCGTGGCGGCAGACCCAGCACTTAATCAAGCTGATTTCATTCACCCGAACCGGGAAGGGGTTGCCATTATGGTCAAAAATTTACTGTCATATATCGACCAACTCACCCATCAGCTCAACAAAAACGATTAA
- a CDS encoding 4a-hydroxytetrahydrobiopterin dehydratase, with protein MTGTVDKLSTTERREAMATLKGWQKKRGRDAITKKFIFKDFSSAFGWMSRVAMKAEQMDHHPEWFNVYNRVEVILTTHDAGGISQLDIDMARFMDRTAPRQK; from the coding sequence ATGACGGGCACAGTTGATAAACTTTCCACTACAGAACGACGAGAAGCCATGGCAACGCTCAAAGGCTGGCAAAAAAAACGTGGGCGTGATGCAATCACCAAAAAATTTATATTTAAAGATTTTTCATCAGCTTTTGGCTGGATGAGTCGGGTCGCCATGAAAGCCGAACAAATGGATCATCATCCCGAGTGGTTCAATGTATATAATCGTGTAGAAGTGATTTTAACAACTCATGATGCCGGTGGTATTTCTCAGTTGGATATTGACATGGCACGCTTTATGGACCGCACAGCACCCAGACAAAAATAG